Within Oceanicoccus sp. KOV_DT_Chl, the genomic segment GAGGACAACCAGCAGCGGATGACTTCACTGATTGACACAATCACTGCGATCAAGCCCGCGCAAGCCGCAAGCTATTATCGCGCATGGCTACCCATTATTGAAAAAGCCTACGATGAACAAGGTAAAAACAACAGCGTCGACCAACGCCTGCGCCAAGCTATCAGCCAAGTCCTCGCAGTTGATTCGCTAGAGCAGCCCGCCGCCCTGATTCGCCCCAGCGTACTCTATAAATTCGAGGACCCTGTACTGGAAGATGCCAGCGATATAGAAAAGCTGCTGTGGCGCATGGGCCCTGAAAACGCTGAAAAGCTGCAAAATTTTTTGCGGGATCTACGCGCAGAATTATATCAATAGGCCCATCCATCTCACTCACCGGTCACCGGCAACTGTGTCGCTGACCGAATTGCCTCCCCTTGCTCCAGACCTTGCAGAATCTTAATTTTCTGCAGCCTCTAAAAGCCATAGAATAAGCATCATCAAATACCAATAAAGATGGATTAACTATGACTGCCAACGCTATTCACAACCCGCCTTTACTCGCTGACCTGATCATCGACGGTCTAAACCGCTATGACGATAGACCCTGCTTACACCTGGGGGAAACCATAGCCAGCTATCGAGAAGTCCGTGAACAGACCAGCCGCTTTGTGCAAGTCCTCCAGTCCAAAGGCCTGGGGCCAGGCTCCCGTGTTGCCATCGTCTCTGGTAACCGTCCTGAAGTCCTTTACAACCTGGCGGCCATGCAAATAACCGGTTGCTGCGGCACCACACTGCACCCTATGGGATCATTGGATGATCACGCCTATGTCTTGGGGGACGCAGAAGTCGAAACTCTGGTCTACGACGCCAGCTTGTTTGATCAACGCGCACAGGAATTAAAAGCCCTGCTGCCAGGCTTGAAAAACCTGTTAGGTTTTGGCCCGACTGAGGCTGGCGATGATTACACCGCGCTTGCTGCCAACTATGACCCTAAACCCTTGGTTGCCCCCGCAGTAGACCCTGATGATGTTGGCGCTATTGTCTACACAGGCGGCACCACCGGCAAACCCAAGGGGATATTACAAACCTACCGGTCAGCAGCGTATATGACCATGATACAAATGCTGGAATGGGATTGGCCTGAAGAGTTGCGGATGATGATAGCGACGCCGCTCTCACATGCAGCTGCTGCCTTTTTTGTCCCCACTTTACAAAAAGGGGGATGTATCTATGTGCCAGCGGGTTTCGACCCTGAATTGATTTTCACAATGATCGAAGAACATAAAATTACCGCTACCATGCTGGTACCGGTAATGATTTATTATTTAATGGATCACCCTAGGGCAGCTACTGCTGACATGTCCAGCATGGAAACTATTTTCTATGGCGCATCACCGATGAGCCCAGCCCGCCTCAAAGAAGCAATAGAAAAATGGGGACCTATCTTCTATCAATTTTATGGCCAATCAGAAGCCCCCATGGTGTTAGTCAATATGAAACGCGCCGACCACGATCTCAATAAACCTGGCCGTCTCAGCGCCTGTGGTAAACCCACGCCGTGGATTACTTTTGCGTTGCTGGACGACAAAGGCGAACCGGTCGCCGCCGGGGAGCCTGGTGAGATTTGTGTGCGCGGCCCACTGGTAATGAAAGAATATTACAAACTTCCCGAGCAAACAGCAGAAGCAATGACAGGAGGCTGGATGCATACCGGCGACGTTGGCCGCTTCGACGAGGATGGTTTTTTATATATCGTTGACCGCACTAAAGACATGATCGTTACCGGCGGATTCAATGTTTTCCCAAGAGAAGTAGAAGATATCATTGCCGAGCATGAAGCAGTAGCTCAGGTTGCAGTAATCGGTGTCCCTAGCGAACAATGGGGCGAGGAAGTAAAAGCAGTAGTGGTCTTGCGGCCTGATGCGGAGGCTTCAGAGGAACTGAGTGCAAGCATCATTGCCGCAGTAAAAAACGCAAAAGGTTCAGTCCAGGCGCCTAAATCAATCGACTACGCAGCAGCTATTCCTGTCACGGCAGTAGGTAAACCTGACAAAAAAGTACTGCGGCAGCAGTATTGGGAAGGCCATGAACGTGCTGTTTGATAGCATGGTGCTATCTATCAAAAAATGACCACAGTGTAGATAGCGGTC encodes:
- a CDS encoding AMP-binding protein produces the protein MTANAIHNPPLLADLIIDGLNRYDDRPCLHLGETIASYREVREQTSRFVQVLQSKGLGPGSRVAIVSGNRPEVLYNLAAMQITGCCGTTLHPMGSLDDHAYVLGDAEVETLVYDASLFDQRAQELKALLPGLKNLLGFGPTEAGDDYTALAANYDPKPLVAPAVDPDDVGAIVYTGGTTGKPKGILQTYRSAAYMTMIQMLEWDWPEELRMMIATPLSHAAAAFFVPTLQKGGCIYVPAGFDPELIFTMIEEHKITATMLVPVMIYYLMDHPRAATADMSSMETIFYGASPMSPARLKEAIEKWGPIFYQFYGQSEAPMVLVNMKRADHDLNKPGRLSACGKPTPWITFALLDDKGEPVAAGEPGEICVRGPLVMKEYYKLPEQTAEAMTGGWMHTGDVGRFDEDGFLYIVDRTKDMIVTGGFNVFPREVEDIIAEHEAVAQVAVIGVPSEQWGEEVKAVVVLRPDAEASEELSASIIAAVKNAKGSVQAPKSIDYAAAIPVTAVGKPDKKVLRQQYWEGHERAV